CAGAAATTACAGATGTTTTCTTCGATTTAGATCATACTCTTTGGGATTTTGATCGTAATTCAGGATTAACCTTTAAAAGGATTTTTGAAGAACAAAAAATAAATCTTGATTTAGACGAATTCTTAAAAGTATATGAACCAATAAATTTGGAATATTGGAGACTATATAGAGATGAAAAAATTGAAAAAGGAGAGTTAAGATATAAGCGATTAAAAAGCACTTTTGATAAGCTTAATTATACAGTTGAAGATGACTTAATTGATGTTATCTCGGAAGATTATATCAACTATCTCCCATTATTTAATCATTTACTTGACGGTACCATTGAATTGTTAGAGTACTTGAAATCAAAGTATAGATTACATATTATTACTAATGGTTTTGAAGAGGTTCAGAAAATAAAACTTGAAAAGTCTCAAATAAATGATTACTTTCAGGTTGTCGTTACTTCAGAAAGTGTTGGTGTGAAAAAGCCCAATCCTAAGGTTTTTGAATTTGCATTAAAAGAGGCCAACGTAAGTGCGGAAAAAGCAGTTATGGTTGGTGACAGTTTAGAGGCAGATGTTTTAGGTGCGTTAGCGGTAGGGATTTCTCCAATTCACTTGTTTAAAGATACACCAAGCAGTGATGAAAAAATTATAAGTGTTCAGTCCTTGTTGGATATTAAGCAATATTTGTAATTTTAACCCGTTGAAAATTATAAGAGTACAGATTTATGATAAAAAAACATGTTTATTGTTTATTAGCATTCCTATCCCTAATTTTAAGTGCATGTGTAGACAATATAGACTTCGATCAAGCAGAGAATTTTGAGATAACTCCAGTTCTTGCACTTTCACTAGTTAATTCAGATATAACCCAAAACGATTTAGTTGTTGGCGGATCTGAAGTAGGATCTATTACTCAGACTTCTAATTTTACAGTACTTGATAATAGTACTGCACGTAATGATTTGGAAAGAGCAGTATTAAGATTTGAAGTGAGTAATCAATTTAATCGAGATTTTAGAATTGAATTCATCTTTTTAGATGAAAATGATGCAAGTACCAATAACGATATTATACTAAATATAAATGCGAATAATACAAACTTTGAGCAAGAGAATGAATTCATAATTGCAAATAATCCTAGTTTTCTAAATATTCGAAAAGTACAAGTTGTACTAACCTTACTTCCAAGTACAGATGGATCCTCAATTGATATTAATACCCCAACAAATTTCAATTTTAAATCGGCAGGAACATTTTATTTCAGAGTAAACTAATTAATTTATGAAGAAGATTTTATTAGCTGTAGTAATATTAATTACGTATTCAGTAACAGCTCAAAATAAACAAATACTTTATGGATTTGATAATATACCACA
This genomic window from Tenacibaculum sp. 190524A05c contains:
- a CDS encoding YjjG family noncanonical pyrimidine nucleotidase is translated as MTEITDVFFDLDHTLWDFDRNSGLTFKRIFEEQKINLDLDEFLKVYEPINLEYWRLYRDEKIEKGELRYKRLKSTFDKLNYTVEDDLIDVISEDYINYLPLFNHLLDGTIELLEYLKSKYRLHIITNGFEEVQKIKLEKSQINDYFQVVVTSESVGVKKPNPKVFEFALKEANVSAEKAVMVGDSLEADVLGALAVGISPIHLFKDTPSSDEKIISVQSLLDIKQYL